Proteins encoded by one window of Oncorhynchus keta strain PuntledgeMale-10-30-2019 unplaced genomic scaffold, Oket_V2 Un_contig_25821_pilon_pilon, whole genome shotgun sequence:
- the LOC118373331 gene encoding unconventional myosin-Ie-like has translation MGSKERYHWQTQNVKISGVDDMVLLSKINEDAITDNLKKRYMDDYIFTYIGSVLISVNPFKQLPYFTDREVDLYQGAAQYENPPHIYALADNMYRNMMIDCENQCVIISGESGAGKTVAAKYIMGYISKVSGGGPKVQHVKDIILQSNPLLEAFGNAKTVRNNNSSRFGKYFEIQFSRGGEPDGGKISNFLLEKSRVVSQNQGERNFHIYYQLLGGATKEMRENLGVTTPDYYLYLNQSGTYTVEDVNDKKEFSDTMEAMSVVGLSVDDQDMVMQIVAGILHLGNIAFREEGNYAVVESEDFLAFPAYLLGISQEGLKNKLTSRIMDSKWGGKTESIAVTLNTEQASFTRDALSKALYSRLFDFLVDSINKAIQKDHEEFNIGVLDIYGFEIFQKNGFEQFCINFVNEKLQQIFIELTLKAEQEEYVQEGIKWTPIEYFNNKIVCDLIESKLNPPGIMSILDDVCATMHAKGEGADQTLIQKLQAGISSHEHFNSWNKGFIVHHYAGKVSYDVSGFCERNRDVLFNDIIELMQSSEFAFIKSLFPENLEAEKKGRPTTASSKIKKQANNLVQTLMKCTPHYIRCIKPNETKKPRDWEDTRAKHQVEYLGLRENIRVRRAGYAFRRAFAKFLQRYAILTRETWPRWTGEERKGVLHLLHSVNMDQDQYQLGKTKIFIKAPESLFLLEEMRERKYNGYARAIQKAWRKHIAVRKYVKMREEGKVWFLSVGISFLSCTVSTA, from the exons ATG GGGAGTAAGGAGCGCTACCACTGGCAGACCCAGAATGTTAAGATCAGCGGGGTGGACGACATGGTCCTGCTCTCCAAGATCAACGAGGATGCCATCACTGACAACCTCAAGAAGAGATACATGGACGACTACATCTTT ACCTACATAGGGTCTGTGCTGATCTCTGTCAACCCCTTTAAACAGCTGCCCTACTTCACCGACAGAGAGGTGGATCTCTACCAGGGAGCT GCCCAGTATGAGAACCCCCCTCACATCTATGCCCTGGCTGACAACATGTACCGCAACATGATGATCGACTGTGAGAACCAGTGTGTCATCATCAG TGGGGAGAGTGGAGCAGGAAAGACTGTAGCAGCTAAATACATAATGGGTTACATCTCCAAGGTGTCGGGCGGAGGTCCCAAAGTCCAG CACGTAAAAGACATCATCCTCCAATCCAACCCTCTCCTGGAGGCCTTTgggaatgccaagactgtgcgcAACAATAACTCTAGTCGCTTT GGGAAGTACTTTGAGATCCAGTTCAGCCGTGGAGGAGAACCAGACGGAGGGAAGATCTCCAACTTCCTGTTGGAGAAGTCCAGGGTGGTGTCACAGAACCAGGGAGAGAGGAACTTCCACATCTACTACCAG CTCCTGGGGGGCGCCACTAAAGAGATGAGGGAGAACCTTGGTGTCACCACACCTGACTACTACCTCTACCTGAATCAGTCTGGCACCTACACCGTGGAGGATGTCAACGATAAGAAGGAATTCTCTGACACCAtg gAGGCCATGTCAGTGGTGGGCCTGTCTGTAGATGATCAGGACATGGTGATGCAGATCGTAGCAGGCATCCTGCATCTGGGTAACATCGCCTTCAGAGAGGAGGGAAACTACGCTGTGGTGGAGAGTGAGGACT TCCTGGCGTTCCCGGCCTACCTGTTGGGAATCTCCCAGGAGGGTCTGAAAAACAAGCTGACCAGCCGGATCATGGACAGCAAGTGGGGAGGCAAGACGGAGAGCATCGCTGTCACTCTGAACACAGAGCAGGCCTCCTTCACACGGGACGCCCTCTCCAAAGCCCTCTACTCACGCCTGTTTGACTTTCTGGTGGat TCGATCAACAAAGCCATACAGAAAGACCACGAGGAATTCAACATCGGGGTTCTGGACATCTATGGCTTTGAAATCTTCCAG AAAAACGGCTTTGAGCAGTTCTGCATCAACTTTGTGAATGAGAAGCTGCAGCAGATTTTCATTGAGCTCACGTTAAAAGCTGAGCAG GAGGAGTATGTGCAGGAAGGGATCAAGTGGACGCCGATCGAGTACTTTAACAACAAAATCGTGTGTGACCTCATTGAATCCAAACTG AACCCCCCAGGCATCATGAGTATCTTGGACGATGTGTGTGCCACCATGCATGCTAAGGGGGAGGGCGCAGACCAGACCCTGATCCAGAAGCTACAAGCGGGAATCAGCTCCCATGAGCACTTCAACAGCTGGAATAAAGGCTTCATAGTGCACCACTACGCTGGCAAG gtgtccTATGATGTCAGTGGCTTCTGTGAGAGGAACAGAGATGTGCTCTTCAACGACATCATTGAGCTGATGCAGAGCAGTGAATT TGCCTTCATAAAATCCCTTTTCCCAGAAAACCTAGAGGCAGAGAAAAAGGGCCGTCCTACCACCGCCAGTAGCAAGATCAAG AAACAAGCCAACAACCTGGTCCAGACCCTGATGAAGTGCACCCCCCACTACATCCGCTGTATCAAGCCCAACGAGACCAAGAAGCCTCGGGACTGGGAGGACACTCGGGCCAAACACCAGGTGGAGTACCTGGGCCTGCGGGAGAACATTCGTGTGCGCCGCGCCGGGTACGCATTCCGCCGAGCCTTCGCCAAGTTCCTGCAGAG GTACGCCATCCTGACCAGGGAGACATGGCCCCGgtggacaggggaggagaggaagggggttcTGCACCTCCTCCACTCTGTCAACATGGACCAGGACCAGTACCAGCTGGGAAAGACTAAGATCTTCATCAAGGCCCCAGAATCA TTGTTCTTgctggaggagatgagggaaagGAAATATAACGGATATGCTCGGGCCATCCAGAAGGCCTGGCGCAAACACATCGCCGTCCGCAAGTACGTCAAGATGAGAGAGGAAGGTAAGGTATGGTTTCTCTCTGTGGGAATCAGCTTTTTGTCATGTACGGTCAGTACTGCATAA